In a genomic window of Trachemys scripta elegans isolate TJP31775 chromosome 12, CAS_Tse_1.0, whole genome shotgun sequence:
- the TRIB3 gene encoding tribbles homolog 3 isoform X1, translating to MQQSWGHPSFSEPGAGPCQLLQSGCGFESFEPGSGAIPLGGGRGYCECEPPRVVTAGKAEGAALPPGHVAIRSEFSVSRAGGEASGGRLRSGTGVGQPRLARVYIIRRDLGLGARGPGEMSLNVQAIPVASPLRKKRLDFEDTPDSEPSKPKHPRLGPVSGLTPCLQPLVRSPCAVEQDSRVLQIGPYILLEPREGGRCYRAVHRPTEAEYSCKVYPARSYPETIAPYGHLSPHPNVAQVAEVIQGDQNVYVFFQPGGGDMHSHVRRCKRLPEREAAGLFRQMAEAVAHCHDHGVILRDLKLRKFLFVDRESTKLVLENLEDACLLSGPDDSLSDKHGCPAYVGPEILSSKNSYSGKAADVWSLGVVLYTMLVGRYPFQDTEPAMLFSKIRRGVFSIPDGLSPKARCLIRCLLRKTPAERLTAREILLHPWLASGGAASEDSCTNPSGEQGMEQVVPDTWSQKDEEEEEEDLHS from the exons ATGCAACAGAGCTGGGGGCACCCCTCATTCTCGGAGCCGGGGGCGGGGCCGTGTCAGCTGCTGCAATCCGGCTGCGGGTTTGAGTCATTCGAGCCCGGGAGTGGCGCAATCCCACTCGGCGGAGGCCGGGGTTATTGCGAGTGTGAACCTCCGCGTGTCGTCACGGCAGGGAAAGCGGAGGGGGCGGCGCTGCCGCCGGGGCATGTTGCAATCCGGAGTGAATTCAGCGTCAGCCGCGCCGGAGGAGAGGCGAGCGGCGGGCGGCTGCGGAGCGGCACGGGGGTGGGGCAGCCCCGATTAGCTCGGGTTTACATCATCCGCCGGGATCTGGGGCTCGGAGCCAGGGGGCCGGGCGAG ATGAGTCTAAACGTGCAGGCGATCCCTGTAGCGTCTCCACTGAGGAAGAAACGGCTGGACTTTGAGGATACCCCTGACTCCGAGCCCTCAAAGCCCAAGCACCCACGGTTGGGTCCCGTGTCAGGCCTCACCCCATGCCTGCAGCCCCTTGTGCGGTCCCCTTGTGCCGTGGAACAGGACTCCAGGGTCTTGCAGATTGGACCGTACATCCTTCTGGAGCCCAGGGAAGGGGGCCGCTGCTACAGGGCTGTGCACAGGCCCACGGAGGCGGAGTACAGCTGCAAG GTTTATCCGGCAAGGAGTTACCCAGAGACGATAGCCCCTTACGGGcacctctcaccccaccccaatgTGGCCCAGGTTGCTGAGGTGATCCAAGGGGACCAGAACGTCTACGTCTTCTTCCAGCCCGGCGGAGGTGACATGCACAGCCACGTCCGCCGGTGCAAGCGCCTGCCCGAGAGAGAGGCCGCTGGGCTCTTCCGACAGATGGCCGAGGCGGTCGCCCACTGCCACGACCACGGGGTCATCCTCCGAGACCTCAAACTCCGCAAGTTCCTCTTCGTGGACAGGGAGAG CACAAAGCTGGTGCTGGAGAACCTGGAGGACGCCTGTCTTCTGAGCGGCCCGGATGACTCTCTGTCGGACAAGCACGGCTGCCCGGCGTACGTGGGCCCGGAAATCCTCAGCTCCAAGAACTCTTACTCAGGGAAGGCGGCTGACGTGTGGAGCCTGGGCGTGGTGCTCTACACCATGCTGGTGGGGCGATACCCCTTCCAGGACACTGAGCCCGCCATGCTCTTCAGCAAGATCCGCCGGGGCGTCTTCTCCATCCCGGACGGCCTCTCTCCCAAGGCCAGGTGCCTCATCCGATGCCTCCTGCGCAAGACCCCGGCTGAGAGACTGACGGCCCGGGAGATTTTGCTCCACCCCTGGCTAGCGAGCGGTGGTGCTGCCTCCGAGGATTCCTGCACAAACCCCTCTGGGGAGCAGGGGATGGAGCAAGTTGTGCCAGACACCTGGAGCCAgaaggacgaggaggaggaggaggaagatctgCACAGTTAA
- the TRIB3 gene encoding tribbles homolog 3 isoform X2, with the protein MSLNVQAIPVASPLRKKRLDFEDTPDSEPSKPKHPRLGPVSGLTPCLQPLVRSPCAVEQDSRVLQIGPYILLEPREGGRCYRAVHRPTEAEYSCKVYPARSYPETIAPYGHLSPHPNVAQVAEVIQGDQNVYVFFQPGGGDMHSHVRRCKRLPEREAAGLFRQMAEAVAHCHDHGVILRDLKLRKFLFVDRESTKLVLENLEDACLLSGPDDSLSDKHGCPAYVGPEILSSKNSYSGKAADVWSLGVVLYTMLVGRYPFQDTEPAMLFSKIRRGVFSIPDGLSPKARCLIRCLLRKTPAERLTAREILLHPWLASGGAASEDSCTNPSGEQGMEQVVPDTWSQKDEEEEEEDLHS; encoded by the exons ATGAGTCTAAACGTGCAGGCGATCCCTGTAGCGTCTCCACTGAGGAAGAAACGGCTGGACTTTGAGGATACCCCTGACTCCGAGCCCTCAAAGCCCAAGCACCCACGGTTGGGTCCCGTGTCAGGCCTCACCCCATGCCTGCAGCCCCTTGTGCGGTCCCCTTGTGCCGTGGAACAGGACTCCAGGGTCTTGCAGATTGGACCGTACATCCTTCTGGAGCCCAGGGAAGGGGGCCGCTGCTACAGGGCTGTGCACAGGCCCACGGAGGCGGAGTACAGCTGCAAG GTTTATCCGGCAAGGAGTTACCCAGAGACGATAGCCCCTTACGGGcacctctcaccccaccccaatgTGGCCCAGGTTGCTGAGGTGATCCAAGGGGACCAGAACGTCTACGTCTTCTTCCAGCCCGGCGGAGGTGACATGCACAGCCACGTCCGCCGGTGCAAGCGCCTGCCCGAGAGAGAGGCCGCTGGGCTCTTCCGACAGATGGCCGAGGCGGTCGCCCACTGCCACGACCACGGGGTCATCCTCCGAGACCTCAAACTCCGCAAGTTCCTCTTCGTGGACAGGGAGAG CACAAAGCTGGTGCTGGAGAACCTGGAGGACGCCTGTCTTCTGAGCGGCCCGGATGACTCTCTGTCGGACAAGCACGGCTGCCCGGCGTACGTGGGCCCGGAAATCCTCAGCTCCAAGAACTCTTACTCAGGGAAGGCGGCTGACGTGTGGAGCCTGGGCGTGGTGCTCTACACCATGCTGGTGGGGCGATACCCCTTCCAGGACACTGAGCCCGCCATGCTCTTCAGCAAGATCCGCCGGGGCGTCTTCTCCATCCCGGACGGCCTCTCTCCCAAGGCCAGGTGCCTCATCCGATGCCTCCTGCGCAAGACCCCGGCTGAGAGACTGACGGCCCGGGAGATTTTGCTCCACCCCTGGCTAGCGAGCGGTGGTGCTGCCTCCGAGGATTCCTGCACAAACCCCTCTGGGGAGCAGGGGATGGAGCAAGTTGTGCCAGACACCTGGAGCCAgaaggacgaggaggaggaggaggaagatctgCACAGTTAA